From Aegilops tauschii subsp. strangulata cultivar AL8/78 chromosome 5, Aet v6.0, whole genome shotgun sequence:
TCATCCGCATGGGCCTCCTGACCTTCGTGCACACGAAGTCAAGTATTAAACTCTCTGGATGCCCATGCGCATGGGGTCCCTGGCCCCATGCCCACAGCCAGGGCCAGGGCCTAGGGTTTGATTCTTGGGGTCTCATGTCCAGGGAGGTTACCAGTTGGTCTTTGGAGATATCTATTGAAGCCATCAAGATCGATCTCAATGTGTAACCAAAtatgatcaaggtggagttcatTGGAGGATATCAAAGGTTGACATATTTGAGCTTATAAGGATCAAGGACTTTAGAGAATTATTTAAGGAAGAATTCAAGTTATGGTTATAAGACAAGATCATGTTGAGTTTGTGTGTTGGGTTttggttgatcaagtcttgaagcaaGCTACTAGAGTGAATAATTCATTGTGACTCTCAAGAGATTGTGATGGAGCATTTAGAAGAGCAAGTGATGACCAGTATGATGTTCATGGTGAAACTTGATATGGTCATGAAAGAGTCTTTGGTGATCTAgtcttgaagcaatgaagtgaaataAAAAGTTCATTGTTGCTTTCAAAAACCAAGATGGAGCATGAATAAAGATGTTagttgaccaagatgaagctaGAAGATTATATACTAGATGGTCAATACACGAGCACAACCAATGTACCGCATGGCATCTAGTGAtctagtggtatggtaagtaattgtgaattgcGCTTTATGAACAATCCCATGCTATACGTTTGTTATGTCTATGTGGGTTAGGTGTTTCTCATGGGCTTTCGTCAAAAGAAAGATTTCAAGTAGCCTATGtaaggatgacatcaagtggtgatggtcattgAGAAGTGCAAGTGCAAGATGAgcgacatcaagtggtgatggtcattgAGCGGTGCAAGATGAGCATCTGGAGATTACATGCTTTGAGGCTTGCGGTCAACCTCGTGATAATGTACATGTGAAGATGTGCTTAAGTGAAGGCTTCCCTCACTGCAATAGGGGGAAGCAATTCGAGTATCTTCACCAAGTGATTGTGGTCAAGAAAAGGATTTCAACTTGAGGCAAGCATTAACGTCCTTATCAAGCTCAAGCGGAATGCGCAAGGCAAAGATATAACTTAGCCAGATTTCCCTagttttaccggtctcatggtgcttggtgggagaccggattataggtttgatagtcgtactatcaagagggacttTCAGGCGAGTAGCTTGATCACTTCGTATGTAAAGGGCTCAAACCTTCGCATTTTTGCATCATTCTTTATTTCTAatcttgggtggttctctatCTGAGGACCTTGGGCTTGTCCATAGCTTTAAAACAAGCCCAAGATCATCAAAATCGGAGTTCGTATGACAAAGTTATGCATGTTTAGGTTTCTATTGTAGGTTGTTTCTGGGTAGGCCATGCGCATGGGGTCTCCCGTGCCCACGGGCGCGGGGTGTCCAGAGAAGGTCTGTTTGAGCCAAACAGCTAGTTTTTGGAGTTGGCTAGTTAAGGGCTCTACTTCCCCATCGGTTTGGGTGCCAATCATACATATTTTTTACCACTATTTTGAGCCACAAATCACCTCTCCCGAACCCCTATCTCCCCTCTATGTGAAGGGGGGTTTGTAGATGGCTCTTGGAGCCATTTGTTGATCTCCTCCATTgattcccctctctctcctactTTCTTGAGTTGCATCTTGTGAGATTGAGAGAGTGAGTTGAGCATCTGTTGCTTGACCTAGCTTTGCATTTGTTGCATTGGTTTGAGCTCCCCCCATATGGTGTTCCAATTAAGATAGGACTACACCAAGGGTCAACTTTGAGCGCTTATCTTTTTGCTTTGGTTGATGAGGTCAcaatatacaaggagatatcccgtGGTGTATACTCTATACGGATGATGCGGTGCTAGTCGGCGATAGTCTGATGGGGGTTAATAAAAAGCAAAGAGCCACAGGAACAGACTTTGGAATCGAAAGGTTTTAGGATTAGTAGAACTAAAATTGAGTACATGAGATGCGgttttaggcttagtagaactaaaactgAGTACATGAGatgcggtttcagtactactaggcaTGAGGAGGAGGTTAGCTTTGATGGGTAGGTGGCAcctcagaaggacacctttcgaCATTTGGAGCCAATGTTGTAGAGGGATGGTGATATCGATGAAGATATGAGCCATCGAATCAAAGCTGGATGGATAAAGTGGTGGCAAGCTTCTGGTGTCCTCTGTGACAAGAGGGTGCGAGAAAAGCTAAAAGGCAGGTTCTATAGGATAGCGATTCGACATGCGATATTGTATGGCACTGAATGTTGGCCAACTAAAAGGCAACATGTCCAGCAGTTCGGTGTAGCAGAGATGCACATGTTGAGATGGATGGATATGTGGCCACACAAGAAAGGATTGGGTCTGAAATGATGATATACGTgttagagttggggtagcaccgaTTGGAGATAAGCTTGTGCAACATCGTTTTAGATGATTTGGACGTGAAACCTACATCATGCTAATTATATTTCTGTATGAAATGAGTTGTGGTTTTTAAATCTCTTCCTCTTGTTCATTCTGTGTCTTAACTGTACCGTTTGTCTGAGTGCTCCCTTGCTTTCAGAGATTTGACAGAGGTCATTCCATGTGTAAAGTAAAAATAGTGCCTTCACGTTTTTCCACAGTAATGTTAGTCATAATGTTATCCCATATTGGCAATAGTTGCTGCACAatttgaacatttttcaaaatataAAGTTTATCTACTTTCTTGTTCGTAAAAAATAATTGCAGTATAGTTGGGAAACATAATAATTCATGAGAAAATCAGTGCATTCATATGTGCAGGTTTTTGCTTTCTATGTATAAGCTTGTGTCGGCAGGACAAGGCAGCAAATGTGTGGCTAGTAATGAATCTTATTCATCAAGAAACTTCCAAAATGTACAATTACCCTCTTGATTCACTTTTCCTTGTAAGTGATGTAGGGTCTTGCCTCTTTGTTATGAGTATGACCAAACAGATATACCAAAATATACAAGAAAAGGAGCATGATGGATATCAGAAATTACTCACAATGGTCTCATTAGTTGTGAGGAAACCAGCAAAACGTGTAGGAACAAACCCAGGAGCTATACAGTTAACACGGGTATTTGGGCCCATCTCAGTAGCAAGAGCCTGGACAAGGGTACATATATAGACAGAGTCAGTGGAGAAAATTCCTCTTCAGGTGCAAAACAATGTATATCCTGACAGTTTAAGGGGAAAAGCATATGTGCACTTATGGGTGACTGCATACGAACTTGAAAGTCACACTTATGCACCCTACAACAAATATCAAAAAAATGACGTGCAGCAGGCGAAGTGCACAGATATTATCTTATGTGCATGGgtgcaaaaaaacagaaaattgtGCTACTTACAGATTTTTTTTAAGATGCACCACTAGGCAATTTAAGATCATGTGCACACATGCATAAGTTGTCACATGTACATAAAATCCACAACCAACAATAAAATATGGCACGAAGTTACAAATATGAATACCCAGTGATGGGAATAAACCGCCTTGTAATACAACTTCAGCTGTCATGAAAGTTTACAATGTTCTGTTAGACCGCTATCTGGTACTCTAAACTGTAGACGTGCAACGACTGACCATATATgtgaatgcaagattcatcatgcTAATCTATTAAACTCTATCGAGCTTGCACATCAGTGCACATATTCGTAGACACTAAATTACAGTTAGGCGTTTGCCAGATGTGAATCACTGAATCTGATTAATTGTGCACTTAAAAGTATAGCTCAATTCATAAGCATGTCTGTAGTGTGTAAGGATTTGGAGGGAACCTAGAATCGAACTCGAAAACTTTCTCAAGGTGACAAGTGACAACATCCAATCGCTTATTTATAGCCACAAAATTCCAGTTCCTGGGCTTTCAAAGTGTAAATTTTATGaacttgttattacaagataatTTTGCTTAATTTGTAGGAGCATCCCCCCACCCTGTCAGTGGTAGCTTTGCTTTCAGCACATACAAGCAGCATGTCTCATCTGATGAGATAAATTTCATATAAAATCGTGGATTACCTATATATATACGCTCTCCCCTCAAGCGAGTCCATCAATTAACTTGCCTAGGACAAATATATTCCTATATACAATATATTTATCAAGATAAATAGTCCTTCCATTTTGCTATATCTATCCATGAAAGCAAGAGTCATCGTCAAAACGTCTGTCCATTCAGCGAACCAAGAGCAGTTCTTACAACGCTTCTACTCTCCACCCCTGCTTAAATGCTTTGAAGAGGTTAGGTCATAGGTGGTTCCGGTATGGTCTTTTAATAGGTTATTAAGAAGTCATTTCTGAGTAAGTCGATGCTTCCATGGTCTatgcaaaaacgtcttacattaagttacagagggagtatatcgaAATGAAGTGAGTATTAACCACACTAACACACAATTCTTTACAATTTTGATATGAATCAATACGCGTGCACTAACACAACAATCACAAAGGATTAGCATATACCTTCGTGAGACCAAAAAGGGCAGTCTTTGTAACACCATACATCGTTAAAGCTGCATCAGGATTATAGCCAGCAATTGAAGAAATTAGTATCACAGATGATCCCTTCCTCAAATGTGGTGCGGCGTCCTAAAATAAGGAAAATGGGAAGTGCTTACTTGTGCAACAGTTATTTATAGAACATGTGAATTAGGATTTAGAATGCAGCATTAATTCACCTGAAGTAGAAGAATAGAAGCTTTGACATTAATATCCCATAGCTTGTCAAGAACTGACTCTTTCATCTCTAGTATGCTATCCACAGAAGGATTTGCAGCGGCATTGGAGACAACAATATCAATATGTCCGAAATTCTGCAGTAACATAATTAATTTTGTGTCATGAACCAGCACTGTACTGGGGCAGGATCGCCCTGATGTTGATGCTAAGAAACGACATAAATAGCAAGGGCGAGAGATGGAAATGAGACTGCTTTATTTTGATCTTCAGACCCTGTGCGGTTGTGTCACAAGCTGGTGCTGTGATTCAGGTCGCTATCTGTAGATCCATGTCACATGCTGGTAACGTGATTCAGGTCAATATCTGTGGGGATGTGTCAATTTATAAAGCCTTCTACTGTAATGGTATTGCATATCAAATGAGAGTACAGCTATCCGCTCCCCAATTCTtatttcttctttcttcttcccCAAACTAACTCTCTTATATCCTAAATCCATGTTCTATCCACCTAAAAAAATTCCCCATTCTATCTCAGGGACATTACACCTTGGTTACTACCACAATCATTTCAATACTACCTCGCTGCAATAATCATAAGTATACATGCAGATGCAGTAAAGTATTTCAGATATGAGCACAAACTATCAGCTCGTAATTGTGGTAagatacaaaaaaacaattcaGATGCACCCAAAATGAAATGCTAACCATGAACTCTTCCTACATCATTAGACGTAGAGAAAATAAGTAGGACTAATCAGCAACAAAAATAATGCAGCAATCGCCATAGTTGTGGATACACATGTACTGCTCTCCAAATGAGAGCTCTGGTTTCGAAAGAAAACAGTTTTATTCAGAATGGATACTGCTACAGCGCGACAGCCATATCGCGCAACACCCGCTGGTCCTTCCAACCACGTTTCCATCACAAAAGCAAACACATGGCCGCAACACACAATCAAACGGCCAGCAGCGTGTCACACTTCAAGCCTCCAAGCTGAACATTTGCGCCCTACTGGCCCTCTTTGTTTCAACTTCAGTTGGCTTCGAATCACCTGTGGATTTGCTTCACTGAAGTACACTTGGACGTGCTTCAGGCAATTACAGTGAAAACGGCCCGAATCCAGCTCCAGCTTCACTGGCAAGCTGATTCCAAATAGCTGTTTGTTTCAGCTTCTGATTTTTCATGGGAGAATCTGCTGCCTAAAGCTGAAACAAACAGGGTCGCAGAATAGCAGTTTCGCCCTCTCCTATTTTGTCTAAACAACTCACAGTCTAGCAAACCAACACCTCGCCCGGGCCGAAATTCCACTGTAGAGTGCCGATCTATTTAAAATCGCATCTCCTAAGTAACGAATCTGACAACAATGTAACCCAAGAGCCCCAGCACTGTCGAACGGAATCTCCTCGccccaccaccgccaccaccgaaCTAAGAATAGGTAGCCTAAATCTCACCTTGACGGCCGTGTCGACGAGGTGCTTGCGCTGCTCGGCGTTGGAGACGTGGCAGACGGCCCCGACAACGGTGATCCCCTTTGCCCTGAGGCCCTCCACCGCCTCGTCCACGTTTTTCTGCGGCGCCAAGAAACCACTCATCAGAGAAAGCAAACCACGCGGCCGACGCAATCGAGAGCCCAGGAGGAGGGGCGTGGCTGGACCTGCTTGCGGGAGGAGATGACGACCGCGGCGCCCTCCAGGCCGAGGCGCTCGGCGATGGCGAGGCCGATGCCCTGCGTGGAAGCCGTCACGACGGCCACCTTCCCCTCCAGACGCCGGCACTTGACATCCATCGCCGGCCTCG
This genomic window contains:
- the LOC109786642 gene encoding tropinone reductase-like 3, which gives rise to MDVKCRRLEGKVAVVTASTQGIGLAIAERLGLEGAAVVISSRKQKNVDEAVEGLRAKGITVVGAVCHVSNAEQRKHLVDTAVKNFGHIDIVVSNAAANPSVDSILEMKESVLDKLWDINVKASILLLQDAAPHLRKGSSVILISSIAGYNPDAALTMYGVTKTALFGLTKALATEMGPNTRVNCIAPGFVPTRFAGFLTTNETIRNELIERSILKRLGSVEDMASAAAFLASDDASFITAETIVVAGGTQSRL